From Arthrobacter sp. FW306-2-2C-D06B, a single genomic window includes:
- a CDS encoding GrpB family protein, which produces MESDSIELVPADPQGWAERFDVVGERLASLLPDAEVEHIGSTSIPDLPAKDVVDVLVGVNLHRWSPAIDLLSSDGFDCEGHSEGHAWFSLPDRSNRQIVVHLVQIHGRQWHRRIVFRDILRKDIQARERYLSVKREAAAGTKDWGAYTAHKADVVAAILKSAGYHD; this is translated from the coding sequence ATGGAATCGGACAGCATCGAACTTGTCCCTGCTGACCCACAGGGATGGGCAGAAAGATTTGATGTCGTGGGCGAAAGGCTGGCTTCCCTGTTACCGGACGCGGAGGTCGAGCACATAGGTTCGACCTCCATTCCGGATCTTCCTGCCAAGGACGTTGTCGACGTATTGGTGGGCGTGAATTTACACCGATGGTCGCCCGCAATCGACCTGCTCAGCTCGGATGGATTCGACTGCGAGGGCCACAGCGAAGGACACGCCTGGTTCAGCCTGCCCGACAGGAGTAACAGACAAATCGTCGTCCACCTTGTCCAGATCCATGGACGCCAGTGGCACCGGCGCATAGTGTTCCGCGACATCTTGCGGAAGGATATTCAAGCAAGGGAACGGTATCTGAGCGTCAAGCGGGAGGCAGCCGCCGGTACCAAAGACTGGGGCGCGTACACAGCGCACAAAGCGGACGTGGTAGCGGCGATCCTCAAAAGCGCCGGATACCACGACTAG
- a CDS encoding LacI family DNA-binding transcriptional regulator, with amino-acid sequence MARVGIRDVAKAAQVSVTTVSHALNNRRGSRISAATREHVRSVAEELGYAPNRLASGLRNNRSYLIGLVSDEVATTPFAGDMILGAQDAAYERGCVLMMLDSARDSELEKRQVSTFLQHQVDGIVYARMYHQRIGLPAELAGTPTVLLDALSDDGEVSSVVPDEVEAARNAVRFLIGAGHRSIGFINNVDDIPATHGRLAGYQEALKGSGIEFDPALVAAAVPVANGGREAGMELLSRPSRPTALFCFNDQMAMGAYQAAGALGLRIPQDLSVIGIDNLELIAGALWPGLTTMALPHYDMGRWAVTQLLNEIENRDDVEPVQMMFDCPLVQRGSVAPPPQT; translated from the coding sequence GTGGCAAGAGTAGGCATCCGCGACGTAGCGAAAGCCGCACAGGTTTCCGTTACGACAGTGTCGCATGCTCTGAATAACCGGAGGGGCTCCCGCATCAGCGCCGCGACGAGGGAGCATGTCCGCTCTGTTGCCGAGGAACTGGGCTATGCACCGAACCGGCTGGCGAGCGGGCTGCGCAACAATCGCTCATACCTGATCGGCTTGGTGAGCGATGAGGTTGCGACGACTCCATTTGCCGGCGACATGATCCTGGGTGCACAGGATGCCGCGTACGAGCGCGGGTGTGTCCTGATGATGTTGGACAGCGCCCGCGACAGTGAACTGGAAAAGCGGCAGGTCAGCACTTTCCTTCAACACCAGGTCGATGGCATCGTCTACGCGAGGATGTACCATCAGCGGATTGGGCTCCCGGCTGAACTGGCCGGAACGCCGACGGTCCTCCTGGATGCCCTCTCGGACGACGGAGAAGTGTCCTCAGTGGTCCCGGACGAGGTGGAAGCCGCACGGAATGCCGTGCGGTTCCTGATCGGCGCCGGGCACCGGAGCATCGGATTCATCAACAATGTCGATGACATTCCGGCCACCCACGGACGCCTGGCCGGCTATCAGGAAGCGCTGAAGGGGAGCGGGATTGAATTTGATCCCGCCTTGGTTGCCGCAGCAGTCCCCGTAGCCAACGGCGGCAGGGAGGCGGGGATGGAGCTGCTGTCCCGGCCTTCGAGGCCTACGGCGTTGTTTTGCTTCAACGACCAGATGGCCATGGGCGCCTACCAAGCGGCCGGTGCCCTGGGCCTGAGGATCCCGCAGGATCTGTCAGTCATTGGGATTGACAATCTCGAATTGATCGCTGGAGCCTTGTGGCCCGGCCTGACAACGATGGCCTTGCCTCACTACGACATGGGGCGCTGGGCCGTGACCCAGCTTTTGAACGAGATCGAAAACCGGGACGATGTGGAACCCGTCCAGATGATGTTCGACTGCCCGCTGGTCCAGCGCGGGTCAGTCGCACCGCCGCCGCAGACCTGA
- a CDS encoding carbohydrate ABC transporter permease → MNSSSAPAALPATTRVIPSTPSLQKPRQLRKYHRREQRAGWAMLSPALLLLLLFVFVPAMLAFGLAFTNARLISPNPPTFVGLDNFVRLFGDDGFYRSLLNVAYFAVVVVPLQAGVALVMALLVNAKVRGVNFFRTVYFLPVVTSMVVVSLLWLFIYRQDGLLNEIITRLTFGTVHGPDWLNNTATAMPAIILMSVWQGAGFHMIIWLSGLQTISAELYEAADIDGVSRWQRFRYITWPGLSSTRSLILITITIQALSLFTQINVMTQGGPLDSTTTIVYQAVRAGFKQQETSYASAISLVFFGLVLIISAVQRYLTREKS, encoded by the coding sequence ATGAACTCCTCTTCAGCCCCGGCAGCTTTGCCGGCAACCACCCGTGTCATCCCTTCAACACCATCTCTTCAGAAACCACGTCAGCTCAGGAAATACCACCGGCGCGAGCAGCGAGCCGGGTGGGCCATGCTGAGCCCGGCACTTCTCCTGCTACTGCTTTTCGTGTTCGTGCCTGCCATGCTCGCCTTTGGCCTGGCGTTCACCAACGCACGCTTGATCTCACCAAACCCGCCGACATTCGTCGGCCTGGACAACTTCGTACGCCTCTTCGGAGATGACGGGTTCTACCGGTCGCTCCTGAACGTGGCGTACTTCGCAGTCGTCGTGGTGCCGCTGCAGGCCGGTGTGGCGCTGGTCATGGCGCTGCTGGTCAATGCGAAGGTCCGCGGGGTCAACTTCTTCCGCACCGTGTATTTTCTGCCCGTGGTCACCTCCATGGTGGTCGTCTCCCTCCTGTGGTTGTTCATCTACCGTCAGGACGGTCTGCTCAACGAAATCATCACCAGGCTGACCTTCGGCACGGTCCATGGCCCGGACTGGTTGAATAACACGGCCACGGCAATGCCGGCCATCATCCTGATGTCGGTGTGGCAGGGCGCCGGTTTCCATATGATCATCTGGCTTTCAGGGCTCCAGACCATTTCGGCTGAACTATACGAAGCAGCCGACATCGACGGCGTCAGCCGGTGGCAGCGGTTCCGGTACATCACCTGGCCGGGGCTTTCCTCCACCCGGAGTCTGATCCTGATCACCATCACGATCCAGGCACTGAGCCTGTTCACGCAGATCAACGTGATGACCCAAGGCGGGCCGCTGGATTCGACGACGACGATCGTCTACCAGGCTGTCCGTGCCGGGTTCAAGCAGCAGGAAACCTCCTACGCCTCCGCGATTTCCCTCGTTTTCTTCGGGCTGGTCCTCATCATCTCCGCAGTACAGCGCTACCTCACCCGAGAGAAGTCCTAA
- a CDS encoding helix-turn-helix transcriptional regulator: protein MDTRDEAREFLMSRRANLGPEQAGLAVSGPRRVAGLRRGEVAMLADVSPEYYAKIERGNLVGVSDSVLESVARALQLDDAEREHLFDLARAANGGAQPVRRRKPKTWVARDGLTRALDVIVNGPAFVRNGRMDILATNALGRAFYDEVFDGPGQGNLARYCFLDERAKSFYPDWEAAADVTVAILRTEAGHDPRDKQLQDLVGELSTCSDAFRTRWGAHNVRRHGSGTKDFHHHEVGDLTLTYEGLELTAEPGLSFLIYTAESGSPSEQRLQLLASLAATVTASPSRHVLDDTTTTTKD, encoded by the coding sequence ATGGATACCAGAGACGAAGCACGGGAGTTCCTTATGTCCCGTCGGGCCAATCTCGGCCCCGAACAGGCCGGTCTGGCGGTCTCAGGGCCCCGTCGCGTGGCGGGCTTGAGGCGGGGCGAGGTCGCGATGCTCGCGGACGTGAGCCCGGAGTATTACGCCAAGATCGAGCGGGGGAACCTCGTAGGAGTGTCAGACTCTGTGCTGGAGTCGGTGGCACGAGCTCTGCAGCTCGACGACGCCGAGCGCGAGCACCTTTTTGACCTCGCGCGAGCGGCAAACGGGGGCGCGCAGCCCGTGCGCCGGCGCAAGCCGAAGACGTGGGTGGCCCGGGATGGCCTGACCCGTGCGCTGGACGTCATCGTGAACGGCCCGGCATTCGTACGCAACGGGCGGATGGACATCCTGGCGACCAATGCCCTGGGCCGCGCGTTCTACGATGAAGTCTTCGACGGGCCCGGGCAGGGGAACCTCGCCCGGTATTGCTTCCTTGACGAGCGCGCCAAGTCCTTCTACCCGGACTGGGAGGCGGCCGCAGACGTCACCGTGGCGATCTTGCGCACGGAAGCCGGTCATGATCCTCGTGACAAGCAGTTGCAGGACCTTGTCGGTGAACTCTCCACCTGCAGCGACGCTTTCCGTACGCGATGGGGTGCGCACAACGTCCGCCGCCACGGCTCGGGTACAAAGGATTTTCACCATCACGAGGTCGGCGACCTCACCCTGACGTATGAGGGTTTGGAGCTGACTGCTGAGCCCGGGCTTTCGTTCCTCATTTACACCGCTGAGTCCGGTTCGCCGAGCGAGCAGCGGCTCCAGCTGTTGGCGAGCCTCGCCGCCACTGTGACCGCGTCGCCGTCGCGCCACGTCCTCGATGACACTACGACTACTACGAAGGACTGA
- a CDS encoding glycoside hydrolase family 32 protein, with amino-acid sequence MTAVTATTPDAFRPAMHYAARSTWLNDPNGLIFHEGIYHLYYQNNPEGNVWGNMSWGHATSTDLVTWVEQPVAIAYDELEDIYSGSIVFDRYNTSGFGTEARPPLVAVYTSAFKPASELSGVQAQSLAYSLDGGYTWTKYAGNPVLNRGSSEFRDPKVFRFESDAESYWIMVAVEALDFKVVFYSSLDLKKWELLSSFGPANATGGVWECPDLFPLPVDGDPENLKWVLTINLNPGGPNSGSAGQYFVGDFDGVTFTSSSTVTEGLQAPDRLGDYQWLDWGRDYYAAVSFSDVPDGRRLMIAWMNNWQYANEIPTSPWRSPMSLIREVSLQSVDGTPRLVQHVARELASLPSVHPPFTADDTEIAEGKHLLDSAAGSVQRIEASLSTGTAEEFGVIVRGEGTRGTRIGIRPAEGRIVVDRRESGQTGFHESFASTDAAPIQPTGNSYEVTIYVDHCSVEVFAQGGQITLSELIFPASTSTDVSVYACGGTATINSLKVTQLA; translated from the coding sequence ATGACCGCCGTGACCGCCACGACACCCGATGCTTTCCGGCCTGCCATGCATTACGCCGCCCGCAGTACTTGGCTGAACGACCCCAACGGCCTGATTTTCCACGAGGGCATTTACCACCTGTATTACCAGAACAACCCGGAAGGTAATGTCTGGGGAAACATGTCCTGGGGCCACGCCACATCCACGGACCTTGTGACATGGGTGGAGCAACCAGTTGCGATTGCGTACGACGAACTGGAAGACATCTATTCCGGCAGCATCGTGTTTGACCGGTACAACACCAGCGGATTCGGCACCGAGGCGAGGCCTCCGCTCGTGGCCGTCTACACCAGCGCCTTCAAACCCGCCTCGGAGCTTAGCGGCGTACAGGCCCAGTCACTGGCCTACAGCCTGGACGGCGGCTACACCTGGACCAAATACGCCGGCAACCCGGTCCTGAACCGGGGATCATCCGAATTTCGCGACCCGAAGGTCTTCCGCTTCGAATCGGACGCCGAAAGCTACTGGATCATGGTGGCCGTAGAGGCCCTGGACTTCAAAGTCGTTTTCTACAGCTCTCTCGACCTCAAAAAATGGGAACTGCTGAGCAGTTTCGGCCCCGCGAACGCGACCGGTGGAGTATGGGAATGCCCCGATCTCTTTCCACTGCCGGTTGACGGTGATCCCGAAAACCTGAAATGGGTCCTGACAATAAACCTCAACCCCGGGGGGCCCAACAGCGGTTCCGCCGGGCAGTACTTCGTCGGAGATTTCGACGGCGTCACCTTCACCTCCTCCTCCACCGTCACCGAAGGCCTGCAAGCCCCGGACAGACTGGGCGACTATCAATGGCTCGATTGGGGTCGCGACTACTACGCGGCAGTTTCATTCAGCGACGTCCCCGACGGCCGGCGGCTCATGATCGCTTGGATGAATAACTGGCAGTACGCCAACGAGATTCCCACCTCGCCCTGGCGCAGCCCCATGTCCCTTATCCGGGAGGTGTCCCTGCAGAGCGTGGACGGAACTCCTCGACTCGTGCAACACGTTGCACGAGAGCTCGCGTCCCTCCCTTCCGTGCACCCGCCATTCACGGCCGATGACACCGAGATTGCCGAAGGCAAACACCTCCTGGACAGTGCCGCAGGCAGCGTCCAAAGGATAGAGGCAAGCCTCTCCACTGGAACAGCCGAAGAATTCGGAGTCATCGTCCGCGGAGAAGGAACCCGGGGCACCCGAATCGGCATCAGGCCCGCTGAAGGCCGCATCGTCGTCGACCGCCGGGAATCCGGTCAAACAGGCTTCCACGAATCGTTCGCTTCGACCGACGCAGCCCCCATCCAGCCAACAGGGAATTCTTATGAAGTCACCATCTACGTGGACCATTGCTCCGTCGAGGTCTTCGCCCAGGGGGGCCAGATCACCCTGTCCGAGCTGATCTTCCCGGCCAGCACCAGCACGGACGTGTCCGTCTACGCGTGCGGCGGCACGGCAACCATTAACAGCTTGAAAGTCACTCAACTGGCATGA
- a CDS encoding carbohydrate ABC transporter permease, protein MFVSSMKPDQQIFGDLSSIAAFLPVGNLSFDNYGAVFDRVPAARFLINSIGISAVTVILGVLINSLAAFALSRMRVRGKGIILTLIIATLIVPFETLALPLVWWVNQLPSLELDGFNLSLTTGWLDTYQVQIIPFVANAFSIYLFHQYFDSIPKELDEAARVDGASWFKIYRKIVMPLSGPAIATVSILTFLPAWNSYLWPLMVVQSEELRPVMIGVQYFFQLNVSWGQVMAYSSMITLPVVALFIAFQRSFVNSIASSGVKG, encoded by the coding sequence ATGTTCGTGTCCTCAATGAAGCCGGACCAGCAGATCTTCGGGGATCTGTCCTCGATTGCCGCCTTCCTGCCGGTGGGCAACCTCTCGTTCGACAACTACGGCGCCGTCTTTGACCGGGTTCCCGCTGCCCGGTTCCTGATCAACTCCATCGGGATCTCCGCTGTGACCGTTATTTTGGGAGTCCTGATCAACAGCCTCGCGGCGTTCGCCCTCTCGCGGATGAGGGTCCGAGGCAAAGGAATCATCCTGACCCTTATCATCGCCACACTCATAGTGCCGTTCGAAACACTGGCCCTGCCCCTGGTCTGGTGGGTCAACCAGTTGCCTTCGCTCGAGCTCGACGGCTTCAACCTGTCGCTGACCACCGGATGGCTGGACACCTACCAGGTGCAGATCATTCCGTTTGTGGCCAACGCGTTCTCCATCTACCTCTTCCACCAGTACTTCGACTCGATTCCCAAGGAACTGGACGAAGCAGCGCGCGTGGACGGGGCCAGTTGGTTCAAGATCTACCGCAAGATTGTCATGCCGCTGTCCGGGCCGGCCATCGCCACGGTCTCGATCTTGACCTTCCTCCCGGCATGGAACTCCTACCTGTGGCCCCTCATGGTCGTCCAGAGCGAAGAGCTGCGCCCGGTCATGATCGGTGTCCAGTACTTCTTCCAGCTCAATGTCTCTTGGGGCCAGGTCATGGCCTACTCGTCCATGATCACCCTGCCGGTAGTCGCCTTGTTCATCGCGTTCCAACGCTCGTTCGTGAACAGCATCGCCTCAAGCGGCGTCAAAGGCTAA
- a CDS encoding VOC family protein: MPATGPDFISLQARNLDASQAFYEQYLGLVRSQAGPPHAVVFETTPITFALRDIVPGTDLASVAQPGIGAAIWLHATDVQAIHDALVADGHTIISSPIDGPFGRTFTFSDPDGYHVTLHDRA; the protein is encoded by the coding sequence ATGCCCGCCACCGGTCCCGACTTCATCTCACTCCAAGCTCGCAATCTTGACGCGTCACAGGCGTTCTACGAGCAGTATCTCGGCCTCGTCCGCTCCCAGGCGGGCCCGCCGCACGCCGTCGTCTTCGAGACGACACCTATCACATTCGCACTTCGAGACATCGTTCCAGGCACCGATCTCGCGTCCGTCGCTCAGCCCGGCATCGGGGCCGCGATCTGGCTCCACGCCACCGACGTCCAAGCCATCCACGACGCTCTCGTCGCCGACGGCCACACGATCATCTCGTCCCCGATCGACGGCCCATTCGGTCGCACCTTCACCTTCTCCGACCCCGACGGCTACCATGTCACCCTCCATGACCGGGCCTAA
- a CDS encoding fibronectin type III domain-containing protein, which translates to MTDDKEIFRTGFSRRGFFTAAGAASAGAVLAGATPASAAGARTTLPSAVGDPLTTPAVNGLHLQFGTDASSEVVVSWHTLQPVKHARAMLGETDGSYGRSQDAVETSYVDAKSGQKVYAYHAKLTELGPSHDYVYAAIHDGAQPEFGSFRTAPRGRGKFTFTSFGDQGTPTLGKKSSSGSGTQQWVNDNLGSPAAGDMPAGVERVQPLFHLFNGDLCYANISENRVRTWTDFWDNNSRSARHRPWMPAAGNHENELGNGPIGYAAYQTYFSVPPQPGQTDLTRGLWYSFTAGSVRVISLANDDVCYQDGGNSYVRGYSKGAQKTWLENELSAARSDRNIDWVVVCMHQVVISTAGSFNGADLGIRQEWVPLFDKYGVDLVVCGHEHHYERSHPIRGQQANATLTPIPADTRTDVIDTTKGTVHMVLGGGGTSVPSNQLFYNPPACRVITSVGAPDPTTHKRPPVYVQEDAPWSAQRDAANSYGFAAFSVDPGTEPGGTTKMEVTYYNVTGPQGQLASFESFTLQRPRSDSHQQGGNGNKDRG; encoded by the coding sequence ATGACTGATGACAAGGAAATCTTTAGGACCGGATTCTCGCGCCGCGGCTTCTTCACGGCCGCCGGAGCCGCCAGCGCCGGCGCCGTTTTGGCAGGCGCAACCCCGGCATCAGCTGCCGGCGCAAGGACAACACTGCCCTCCGCCGTCGGCGACCCACTGACCACCCCGGCGGTGAACGGACTGCATCTGCAGTTCGGTACCGATGCATCCAGCGAAGTTGTGGTGTCGTGGCACACCTTGCAGCCCGTCAAGCACGCCCGGGCGATGCTCGGCGAAACCGACGGAAGTTACGGACGAAGCCAGGACGCGGTAGAGACCAGCTACGTCGACGCCAAATCCGGCCAGAAGGTGTACGCGTACCACGCGAAACTCACCGAGCTCGGTCCATCCCATGACTACGTATATGCAGCCATTCACGACGGCGCGCAGCCAGAGTTTGGTTCTTTCCGTACGGCTCCGCGCGGACGCGGAAAATTCACCTTCACAAGCTTCGGCGACCAAGGCACCCCCACGCTCGGAAAGAAGTCCAGCTCCGGGTCAGGAACGCAGCAGTGGGTCAACGACAACCTCGGTTCCCCTGCTGCCGGTGACATGCCGGCCGGCGTCGAACGCGTCCAGCCTCTGTTCCACCTGTTCAACGGCGATCTCTGCTACGCCAATATCTCGGAGAACCGGGTGCGGACCTGGACCGACTTCTGGGACAACAACTCACGCAGCGCCCGTCACCGGCCGTGGATGCCCGCCGCAGGAAACCACGAAAACGAACTGGGCAACGGCCCGATCGGATATGCCGCCTACCAGACGTACTTCTCCGTCCCGCCGCAGCCGGGGCAGACCGACCTCACCCGCGGCCTCTGGTACTCCTTCACCGCAGGTTCAGTACGGGTCATCAGCCTCGCCAACGACGACGTCTGCTACCAGGACGGCGGCAACAGCTACGTCAGGGGCTATTCGAAGGGCGCCCAGAAAACCTGGCTCGAAAATGAACTCAGTGCGGCAAGGTCGGATAGGAACATCGACTGGGTGGTCGTCTGCATGCACCAGGTTGTCATCAGCACGGCAGGATCTTTCAACGGAGCCGATCTGGGCATACGGCAGGAATGGGTGCCGCTGTTCGACAAGTATGGCGTGGACCTGGTTGTCTGCGGGCACGAGCACCACTACGAACGCTCCCACCCGATCCGCGGTCAACAAGCCAACGCAACGCTGACCCCCATTCCGGCAGACACCCGCACCGACGTCATCGATACCACCAAAGGGACGGTACACATGGTATTGGGCGGGGGCGGAACGTCCGTGCCGTCGAATCAGTTGTTCTACAACCCTCCCGCGTGCCGTGTCATCACGAGCGTTGGCGCACCCGACCCCACAACGCATAAGCGGCCACCGGTCTACGTCCAGGAAGACGCACCCTGGTCGGCACAGCGCGATGCCGCGAACTCCTATGGTTTCGCGGCCTTCAGCGTCGACCCCGGCACCGAACCCGGAGGCACGACGAAGATGGAGGTCACCTACTACAACGTCACCGGTCCCCAAGGACAGCTCGCATCCTTCGAATCCTTCACGCTCCAGCGGCCACGCTCCGATTCACACCAACAAGGCGGCAACGGGAACAAGGACCGAGGCTAA
- a CDS encoding MarR family winged helix-turn-helix transcriptional regulator, translating into MSQDGVDLETSLGYLLKEASSALRAAMEAALRPLGMTVTHYSCLELLAQRPGMSSSELARGAFVTRQSMSVLLQALERDGYVTRPAEAPVGKVLPTQLTPRGRRSLARATVAVRSVEVRMLGGLTQEKQSDAYQILQSMIQSLRNEDEGGSRR; encoded by the coding sequence ATGAGTCAAGACGGAGTCGACCTGGAAACGTCCCTGGGCTACTTGCTGAAAGAGGCGTCGAGCGCCCTCCGCGCCGCCATGGAGGCAGCGCTGCGCCCACTCGGGATGACCGTGACGCACTATTCCTGCCTGGAATTGCTCGCACAGCGCCCGGGCATGTCCAGCTCCGAGCTTGCGCGAGGAGCGTTCGTGACACGGCAATCCATGAGCGTTCTGCTGCAAGCCCTGGAACGAGACGGATACGTGACCCGGCCGGCGGAGGCGCCCGTTGGGAAAGTTCTTCCCACGCAGCTCACGCCACGCGGTCGACGCAGCCTCGCGAGGGCGACCGTTGCGGTCCGATCCGTCGAGGTCAGGATGCTGGGCGGTCTGACCCAGGAAAAGCAGTCCGATGCGTACCAAATCCTGCAGAGCATGATCCAGTCTCTGCGCAACGAGGACGAGGGTGGGTCGCGGCGGTAA
- a CDS encoding Fic family protein, with the protein MNSYLEIEDELQVIDRYGFHLRDIGLLASALARPATTVTGTEAYPQLALKAAALLESVARFHPLIDGNKRTAWTPYSPCFRDFPVFSRVGMRFGSHLGQSVSAGQGLILPRTLRKISL; encoded by the coding sequence GTGAATTCGTACCTCGAAATCGAGGACGAACTGCAGGTGATCGACCGGTACGGATTCCACCTCCGCGACATCGGGCTGCTCGCCTCCGCCTTGGCGCGCCCCGCGACGACGGTCACGGGCACGGAAGCCTATCCTCAACTGGCCCTGAAGGCTGCAGCCCTGCTCGAGTCCGTGGCAAGGTTTCATCCTCTCATCGACGGCAACAAACGCACCGCCTGGACGCCGTACTCGCCATGTTTTCGGGACTTCCCTGTGTTTTCAAGGGTTGGAATGCGGTTCGGGTCACACCTCGGGCAGAGTGTTTCTGCAGGTCAGGGACTTATTTTGCCCCGGACCCTGCGCAAAATCAGCCTTTAA
- a CDS encoding ABC transporter substrate-binding protein yields the protein MAACGTGGGNSKDGANGELTLWTHNAGNPDELASIQSVVDAYNQSQSKVKVKVQAFPQDSYNDSVVAAASANKLPCIVDIDGPNVPNWAWSKYLTPLKLSADLSQDLPSTLGKWNGQTYSFGYYDVALAMLARASDLKAAGVRVATVDKPWTKDEFESALAALKKLGKWDNPLDLGTAGTGEWLPYAYSPFLQSFGGDLINRKDFQSADGALNGDKAVEWADWFHGLIAKGYAAQKSGKDSTADFLNNKSAIVYTGSWAADKARTALGDDLVVMPSVDLGNGPKIGGGSWQWGVTTGCKNPDAAMDYLSFSLKPENIAKVAKATGTIPATDAAAALVPGYEPTGKNRVFLDFSKKSAVLRPETPAYPFIATEFGKAAQDIISGAEPKQVLDKAVKNIDSNIKSNNGYKS from the coding sequence ATGGCAGCCTGCGGCACAGGCGGTGGAAACTCGAAGGACGGGGCCAACGGCGAACTCACCCTCTGGACCCACAACGCCGGAAACCCGGACGAACTTGCATCCATCCAGTCGGTTGTAGACGCCTACAACCAGAGCCAGAGCAAGGTGAAGGTCAAGGTTCAGGCTTTCCCGCAGGACTCCTACAACGACTCTGTCGTCGCTGCTGCCTCGGCGAACAAACTGCCCTGCATCGTCGACATTGACGGACCGAACGTCCCCAACTGGGCGTGGTCGAAATACCTTACGCCACTGAAGCTCTCGGCAGATCTGTCCCAGGATTTGCCCAGCACCTTGGGTAAATGGAACGGCCAAACTTACTCGTTCGGATACTACGATGTCGCTTTGGCAATGCTTGCCCGCGCATCGGACCTGAAAGCTGCCGGTGTCCGCGTGGCTACCGTGGACAAGCCGTGGACCAAAGATGAATTTGAATCCGCCCTGGCCGCGCTGAAAAAGCTGGGCAAATGGGACAACCCGCTGGACCTCGGGACGGCGGGCACAGGTGAGTGGCTCCCCTACGCCTACTCACCGTTCCTGCAGTCCTTCGGCGGGGACCTGATCAACCGTAAGGACTTCCAGAGCGCAGACGGCGCGCTTAACGGTGACAAGGCAGTCGAGTGGGCAGACTGGTTCCATGGCCTCATCGCCAAAGGCTACGCCGCGCAGAAGAGCGGAAAGGATTCCACGGCAGATTTCCTGAACAACAAGAGCGCCATTGTCTACACGGGCAGCTGGGCCGCCGATAAGGCCCGCACCGCGCTGGGCGACGACCTTGTCGTCATGCCCTCAGTCGACCTCGGCAACGGACCGAAGATCGGCGGCGGATCCTGGCAGTGGGGTGTGACCACAGGCTGCAAGAACCCGGACGCAGCGATGGACTACCTCTCCTTCTCCCTCAAGCCGGAGAACATCGCCAAGGTTGCCAAGGCCACCGGGACGATTCCGGCTACCGATGCCGCCGCCGCCCTGGTGCCCGGTTACGAGCCGACGGGCAAGAACCGAGTCTTCCTTGACTTCTCCAAGAAGTCTGCGGTGCTGCGACCCGAAACGCCTGCCTATCCGTTCATTGCTACCGAGTTCGGCAAGGCCGCCCAGGACATCATTTCCGGTGCTGAGCCGAAGCAGGTCCTCGACAAAGCCGTCAAGAACATCGATTCAAACATCAAGTCCAACAACGGCTACAAGAGCTAG